One genomic region from Entelurus aequoreus isolate RoL-2023_Sb linkage group LG14, RoL_Eaeq_v1.1, whole genome shotgun sequence encodes:
- the LOC133665338 gene encoding gastrula zinc finger protein XlCGF8.2DB-like yields MDSHRADVSEEHLFPGQQEWTSSWIEQETPQPSHIKVEEEEPLTPDFKDTTDVPQPPRVKKEEEEPECCHIKEEEEEHSISQELQWLEFPVTGVPVKSEDDEVKGESEEKREAEPPSSSSTQHMTTEADGDHCGGSQADKLLAPLSDSEDTTSHSPDTDDEHSKDDNKCFQCDKTFSSKAYLTVHKRIHTGEKPFMCFVCGKRFSQKSHVKEHAKIHTGEKPFTCSVCGKDFIRSQCLKRHLRKHTGEKPLICSVCGKGFSQKAHLTAHIKIHSREKPFICSVCGKGFKHNHCLKIHMRIHTGEKPFSCSVCGKDFGQNHALTIHMRTHTEEKPFSCSVCGKLFRQSPHLKIHMKIHTGEKPFSCLVCGKVFGQNPSLKRHMKTH; encoded by the exons ATGGATTCCCACAGAGCAG ACGTCAGTGAAGAACACCTTTTCCCTGGGCAGCAGGAGTGGACCTCCAGCTGGATAGAGCAAGAGACACCGCAACCCTCTCACATTAAAGTGGAAGAGGAGGAGCCACTGACCCCCGACTTTAAAGATACAACGGATGTGCCACAGCCACCCCgcgttaaaaaggaagaggaggagccaGAGTGCtgccacattaaagaggaagaggaggaacacagcatcagtcaggagctTCAATGGttggagttcccagtgactggtgtccctgtgaagagtgaagatgatgaggtcaaaggtgaaagtgaggagaagagagaggcggagcctccaagcagcagctcaacacaacacatgacaacagaagctgatggagaccactgtggaggatcacaagcagacaagctcttagctccactatcagatagtgaggacacaacgtcacactctcctgacactgatgatgaacactctaaagatgaCAACAAATGCTTTCAGTGTGACAAAACTTTCAGCAGCAAGGCCTATCTGACTGTGCACAAGAGAATCCATACGggagaaaaaccattcatgtgctttGTTTGTGGCAAAAGATTCTCTCAGAAGTCCCATGTTAAAGAACACGCaaaaatacacactggagaaaaaccttttacttgTTCAGTGTGCGGTAAAGATTTCATAAGAAGTCAGTGTTTGAAAAGACATCTGAGAAAGCACACGGGGGAGAAACCTTTAatatgttcagtttgtggtaaaggtTTCTCTCAGAAGGCACATTTGACAGCGCACATAAAAATTCACTCTcgagaaaaaccttttatatgttcagtatgtggtaaaggttttaaacACAACCATtgtttgaaaatacacatgagaatacacactggggagaaacctttttcctgctcagtgtGCGGTAAAGATTTTGGACAGAACCATGCTTTAAcaatacacatgagaacgcacactgaggaaaaacctttttcctgctcagtgtGCGGTAAACTATTTAGACAAAGTCCACATCTCAAAATacacatgaaaatacacactggagagaagCCTTTTTCCTGTTTAGTTTGTGGGAAAGTTTTCGGACAAAACCCTTCTCTCAAaagacacatgaaaacacactga